One Carya illinoinensis cultivar Pawnee chromosome 5, C.illinoinensisPawnee_v1, whole genome shotgun sequence genomic window, tatctaatatatttcatatatatataatacttccatttatagaaaatatttttattaatgtatatgcttttgttataatatatatggacAATCTAATTACTTGACTAGTCATCAAGTCCATCTTAATACGAGTTTGTTCACGCATATTAactgaattaatttataatcttttatatgaattatatcgtttaataattaatcatCATTCCATGCTTATGAAACGACTCATTTAATAAACAAATCGAGCAAAAGTATAAtctaatcaaattaaattagaaCTGACGGTTTAAGTTACTTAAGACATTCAGATGATATGTGTATGTCAAATATAAAAGATGGAATCAATTGTTCACACATGAACCTCCTCAGGTATAGGATGCGTAATGCACTGTATATGCTCTatgttttagaagtttaaagTTCCAATCTTTCTTATTCATTGAAACAGGGTCAGCTGGCTTTAGAACCTTAGTAGAGGAGTTCACAAATGTCGACAATGAGAAATACGTGAAGGAAGCAGAAGTGATTTAAGCAGGATATCTTGATCTAGGATTTACTTATTATCGTGTTCGTTTCGAAATTATCGAAAAGGGTGATGATTCATCTGTAATCAAAACCACGGTTGATTATGATGTCAAGGAAGAGGCTGCTGCTAATGCCTCCTATGTCAATATCGAGCCAATGCTAAAAATTGCAGAAGCTACCAAAAAGTATCTCCTGGAAAACAAAGCTGCTAAATCTGCACATTAGCtataaaaatttgtaattttccATTGAAATAAAGTTTCAAACTTGTGATGTTAATCATATTTGAAGACCGTACAATCACAAATTCCCCATCATACGTAATCAAGTCAAACCAATAAGTAGTAATCAACATCGATTGAACAATGAAACTGGATTTTTTTGACAAACAAAACGATTAATTTTGGGCGTTgatttcaatatttatttagGTTTATCTGtactgatcttttttttttctaatcaattaTCTGTACTGATCTTGTTTTGGGGAAAGGATTGCTCTTTTTACTGAGGTTGTGAATGAATTAGACAGTTTGAGAATACTGCTGTTGCTTTTCAAGATGATATTTCCATGTGGCGTTACATTATAATACTCAGGATCAACAGAGAGTTGAAGATTATAAACAAAAACGGCATGCCTGGAATATTAATCTTCCACCACTTCCAGCAGATGATGAAAGTGGGCATTTTCAGAATTTAGAAGTGCTCAAACTAAGAACTCACTGTAAATTATCTGAATATTGAGAAAACCACGTGAGACAAGACCGCATCAAGGATTTATTCAATGTGGAAAGTTCCATATGCATTGGTACAACTCTAATTGCGAACGTTAAGAGTTTATTATAACAAGACCGCATCAAGGATTTAAGAGTACTGAGTAAGTACATATAAAGGATAGCAAGCAGGAGGGAGAGTTATATATCTTTTCTATGGAagtaaacaatcaaacacaCTCGTATGCGGAACATTCAGCGGTCGAAATTCTTCTGTTTTGGGTTGCTAATATAAGAGAATTGGTTTCTTTGCATTTCGGCCATTTTGGGACCTTCCTATCTTCATTCTTGATTAGCTTTGTAGTCACAGTCTTAAGAAGACTCTTCATGGAACTTACCATGGCAGTAACAAGCTCTCTGCAACATTTAAAAAACAGTTACAGTTCTATGAAGGATGCATTTATTTGTATACCAGAACAAACAAGTCAATATCTAAAACCTCTACGCGCGTCACTAATAAACAGTATCAGATAGAACTAACAACAAGAATACCCTGCAGCATCGACTATAATGGCAGTTGAGTCCTAGAAACAAATAAGGAATGCCACATAGTTGTATGCATCTTTCATCATCTGCTGTTTAtttgattaataataattttcatacTGAAGCTTTTCAAGCATTTTTATGAACTTTATATTATGGTTCAAAGAAACaatcatcattatatataatatatagtccAACAGTATAAACACAAAACGTTAGTTTCTCTATTCATTTTCGTTCTTCCTtctaaaatttatcttaaataatAATCTAAAAATTTACTACACCAAGAGTTTTTTCATAATGCTTTTGTAATACCCCAGATTGATTCTATGTAGGTAAtaaatgggatcccacattgcttgggagggAAAAATTCATACCCTTTATAATGACTACAAAGGATTCCAATTGTAACATTGACTGGTCCTTTTTTAAAATAGGCCTAGATGTAGTTTGGGTTTTCCTTGAGTCATTTACAgctttagttctaacttttcgTCTGTAAGGGATGGTTCATTATGTGAGAAGATTCTTACCCATGTTACGGGTTTCAAAAGCATATAAATCTATCTCAGCTATCAATTTTCTTCCAAGGACTGAACTCCCAAAGCAGTTTTTTACCTAGTATCCATATTATGCTTATAAAAACAAATCTACTATCTATATTATCTTACATGGCACAAAATTCATTACTATTATCATCcataattcattattttccttgCACCTATTTgcaaaagtaaaagtaaaatagtttcagatttttttattttttgagtcatGGTGTCGTGATTCTCTATACAATCATGATGAAGAACAACAATCTGTAATATGgtttaatgaaaaaatgaaaatctggGCCGACAGGTAATTTCCAAATTCTATGCAGGCTACCAAGATGTTCAAGAGTTGCCACCACTAAGAACAACTTCAAAGAAGATGGAGAATACCGACCAAATCAAGGATAAAGGATGCATTTTACTTACAGTGGTGAGCAAGGAGAACAACCGCCATTTACATAGTACACAAACAAGTACGAGTCATAGTGCTGACCATTGATTAAGTAGAAACCTTGCAACCTCCTTACACACTTGAATGACATTTTCTTGTACAAGTGGATTGCAGGATCATTGTAAGATATGACATGCAGGTAAACTGCCCGGCAAGTTGGGATACTTAATGCATATTTTATGACCTTCCGAATTAATGCAGAAGCTGCAAAGCCATCAGGAATCAATATTTTGGTATGCAAGGAGTCTTGAAAATTGTATCAAAGGGGGAATATCCTACCTATGCCGCAATTTCTATAGGCTTCTTCTACTCCCACAGTCAAAATGTACACTAAAGTTTGATCTGATTTTGATGAGTCATATCTTAGCAAATCCGTTATCTACAAGGCCAACATTGGTAGAAATGAGTTAAGAGAaccaatagaaaataaaaacgaACAAAATGGGAGAAATAATGCAAGCTTACAAAATCCAAATGATTTTAAGCCCTTTGATTTACATACTAAACCACGGTAAGTTAGAAAGAAAACTtaagttaaaaagaaaactatGTACAGAGAATGTCAATTAGGGGTAGTGAGTCTGATCAGAATATTTTGCATCAACAATCTCCTTAAGTTGGAATATCTCGTGGTAGATTCTACAACACTAAATATGAGCCAAACATATGGTAATTGTATTAAAGAGTTGCCAGATCGCCGGCAAGTAATGTCTCAAGAGTTTACCAGCGACCTCAAATCAGACCTCACCTTGCGATGGATGCAAGAGGAAATAAACCATCAGGTATAGGGGTGTAGAGTAAATTTTAACCACTCACCTCACTTTCTTTTGCAAGAACAATTCGTGCAGTTATAAATCCAATAAGTTCATCAGTTTGACCATTTGGACGACTGCGGTCAACGGCAGCCCATGATACAATTTCACGTCCATTGACAACATTTTGGAAGAACTCAGACTCATACCTGCGGATTAGCACTGTGTTATAAAGAAGAAATTTCATCATCCTGCAGTCTCTAATTGCTGAAGAAAATAGGATGAAAACATATACCGTATGGGAAACAAATCCCCATGGATTCGCTCTAAAACCTCAAGGTCGGAGGGTTGTATAGGCCTATAGCATATAGTTGGGTGGTGAGACAGCTTTGGGTTTACCATTGAGGATTGCGCTGTTCATCCCCAGCAAAGATCTGATATACACGGAGAATGCGACCGCAAACTTCTTCCATTTATATCAGATCAGCCACAAAGGCCATGCAGCAGTTggagaaaactgtaaagaaattACAATTTCATTACTTACTTATGATTACAGATTGCACACATATAAATACAGAGAGAAGGTGATTTCATATTTGAGTTGGAAAGGCATAAAGAGCGtattcaatttataaaaaaaaatatataaaaatagaatgCATTGTTTTGACAAGCCTAACAGTATTCACGCTTTTTCCAATTATCATTAACTGTGCTTTGGTATCTTTATTTCAATCAAAAGAATAACAAAACGTTGAGAACAATAGTGATTATGAACACTACTATGaggagaggagaagaaagagaaCGCTGATGCTAAGTTCTTTTCAAGGGAAATATGTTACGCCCCGCAATAATAGCCATGAAATTCTCATACCATCTACAATAGATTTACACAAGAAAGATCAAAAGTCAGAATATTGTTGACATCTTGACTCTGCACTGGTTATCTTCACTTCTAAGTTAACAGAAATCATAGACTATCACAATcaaattatggttttataatGTAGCAGGCTAAAATGAGATGTGAAAACGTACATTAGTATCTATATATTAGTATCTACTTGTCCAATCATACAAAACTTAATCTCTCCATATAGAGCAACTTATTTTCAAAGTTAAAACTAGATACCCTTCAAAGTTCAAAGTCATATTTAAATCAACACCCTAAAAAGTATGAAACAAACTACACCATGAAACCAGTTGCTGACACACAAGTTTAATGACTGGATATATAAAGCAAAGATAAAAAAGAGAATGATTCCAGTGCTCTACAGAAGAAAGAATGTTCAATCACTAATCTTAGCTTTCAAGTTTAAGGATTGAATATTTCTGAAtaatctctgttttttttttttttaattagcacATGGTCCAAAAACGTCTTGACTTAATCCTGGAGGCGCACAGATCCTTAGCAAGGAGTTTCCTACAAGTGCATCTCGGgtaattcaaaaaagaaaatcccTCAATCCAATGGTCCCTAAAGATTGGTTGCACTCAAGAGGACTCAAACCTTACAtcttggagggagcataccaccaataCCAAGGCATTTactacttgagccaacccctaggggtttaaTCTCATTGTGAAAAGAATAGAGTTTCTATTTTCAATAAAGAATAGAGATGCGTTAAAAAAGCAATGAAAAGGGTATAAAGACAGCCAATAATAGAATAGCCATACAGAAGATTAAAAATCAACTCTATTATGCCTAGAAATATTGGAAGCCATGTAGTTGACCACTAACAGAATACACTTGcagaataaaattttttgcaGTACGACACTTCTTTTGTTGGAATAAAATGGTACTTATTTTTCCATAAGAAAGAGCATAGGGGTTGGCGAGCAAGGTGAGAAACTAAAACAAATACTACAACGGCAACAAGGACAAAGTCTAGAAGGGTAAAGTAAGCAAGAAGATTTATAGGAAAAACACCTCAGCAGGATTTAAAAACATCAAATTAGGGGTATGTGAATTTCTGACCAGGTGACCAACAAAGCCAagcagttatatatatatatatatatatattaaggtagTGATtggcactttttttttaattggtaaacaagattttattgatcaaaataataggcaagagcccaagtaAACAAGATATATACAAGAGTAACACCTAAGCGTCCTAGCTTAGagatacaaggaattcatgaaaagtcatgccatgaaaatcaattacaatcgaccaaAGGAGtaaagtataaaataataaatttctaagctcatccacttgatcttcaaaacttctttcattcatctccctccaaatacaccaccatGAACATattggaaccatcttccaaattgaTGCAATCTGAGAGTAACCCTAAATGTCGCTCCTAGAAGCTAGGAGGTTAATTACAcgtgtaacgccccaatggaaggacTAAACCACAtaacctatactccaaaatgataaaattggagccccattggaacattataaaaggcgaacttctccttcccaagaaATGTGGGATCTCAGACACCACCTACCTTATcctcttatcatatggggtatcacaatctctccCTCCCCCTTAACTTTCTGTCGTCCTCGTCAGGCCTATCCGTCGTAGGTGGCTCGGCTCAAGTCCAACATCTctggttgggataggctctgataTCATTGGTAACGCCACAATAAAAGGCCCAAAcaacatggcctatactccaaaataacttgtcaatgatacaattgaaatcccattgaaacattataaagagcacgAACTTCTCCTTCCTAAGCAATGTGGGAATACACCACCTACCTTATCCTCTAATCATAAGGGATATCACAACCCGTCTTGGCATCATCCAAGCTAATCCCATCCGAGCAAAGACTTAATTCCACAATGCCCTGAcaatctcacaatgaagtagTAGATGGTCAACCAACtccccactctttttgcacatacaacactaaTCTATGACTATGATTCGACATTTCCTTAGATAGTCTAGGATGAGGATCTTCCCCAAGGAAGCCatccattcaaaaaaataataatttccttTAAAGGTGCCTTTGTCTTCTAAatactcttccatgggaatgaATTTGTATTGTACGTTGTCATGGCTTGGAAGAAAGAGCAAACTGTGAACTTCCCTTTCTTAGAGAGGCACCAAAAGATTTGTCTTCAAATCCCCCCAACAAATGGATGGAGTACACTAGGTCATAGAACTCTGAAAAAATGTCAACTTCCTAATCTTGTGCATCTCTAAGGAATGTAACATTCCATTGGGAAATACCATTAGAGAGCATGAAAAGGTCCACAATCGAGGCTTCTTTCATACTTGATATACCATAAACTTGTGGATAAGTTTCCTTGAGTCCCCTATCACCACACcatacatcatgccaaaatttaatTCTGATTCATCACCCATTGCAAAGCAGGTATATCTTGTATATGCGTCCCAACGTCTTCTTATATGCTTCCATAGCCCTACATCATGAGGTCTACTCACCTTATTGGAACACCATCCTCCCCATGGTTCACCTTGCTTCAATTCGATGATGATTCTCCACAAGGCCCTCCTTTCATTGTGGTATCTCCATAGCCACTTGCCAAGCAAGGCTTTGATAAAAATTGCAAGTTCCGAATTCTCCATGTGATGAGCCACCTTGGTGGGGAGTGGAAATAATGATATGAAGTAGGTTGGCAAGTTGGAAAGAGAGACATTATCTCAAATAGCTATTGATTTGAACAGAGCACCCAAGGGAAAgccaagatatttcataggcAACTGAGATATGTTGCATCCCAAAATGGAAGCCATACTCTCTACATTAGGAACATCCCCTATCGAAACTACTTCTGATTTGGCCAAGTTCACCTTCAACCCTGATACAGCTTCAAAGCATAAAAGGAGAGCCATCAAAGCTTGGATTTGATCATGACGAGCCCCAGAAAAGATTAGGGTGTCATCAGAAAATAATAGATGGGATATGTTGAGAGTGCTAGTATTGGCCTCCCCCACCAGAAACCTATGAATCTGGCTCCACCACTAATGAGATCATTTTGCTAAATGCTTCCATCCCGAAAACAAAAAGTAGCGGAGATAAAAGGTCACATTGTCTCAAGTCTCATGAGCTTTTAAAGAAGCCTTTTGGCGTGCCATTCACCAATATAGAGAAGAAACCATAGAAATAGAATGATGGATCATGTACACCATTTCAtaccaaaaccacatctctcaAGCATCTAAAGCAAGAATTTCCAATTGACATCATCAAATAGAGAGACCCTTTGGTGCATTTATCCTCTTCTTCAACCATAGTGCTCTAGACTTGTCTCCAAGATATTTCTTCCAATAGAGAGACCCTTTCAATATCCGTTGTCACTTGGGTTTTGCAAGCCCTCTCTATTTTAGATAGTTCCCTCTCCTCTTCCCTTCCCTATAAGCCCTTGAGTTCCTCGAAGACAGTATTTTTTTGAAACCCCAAATCACCAAACACGTGCTCATTCCAAACCTTCAAATCCTCTTTAGGGAGAAGTAACTTgcttttctagaaaaatgataCGAACACCACCCACTGTTAGACCCTGTCAAGAAATCCTTCTGACCTCAAtcacatatttttaaacttgaAGTACCTCTTGGCACACTTTTGTTGCAAACCAATAGATTCAGTTGGtgatttgagattttaaaaacatcaaagtacattttttttaagacCAATGATTGATTGGTTTTTTTGGAAAACTACTAATTACCATCACTCTTTGAATAATTGCAATGGATATACAAATTTCTCTGCCCCCAAACCCTAAACGATTCTCGTCCATCCGCTGCattcaacctctctctctctctctctctctctctctccaaaaaacTATTAAAACGGAACTAACGAAACGCCCCCAAAAGATTTAGGCccagtttggatagtgagattaaataagatgatctgtaaatagtagtgaaatggtttgagttgagatattatagggggttttgggaaatgagacaGAAAAggttaaatataaatattataaagttaaaatattgttagaatataattttttaatattatttttgttttgagatttgaaaaagttgaactatttttttttttttttaagttggagaaaattgtaatgattagacgaaaaagttgaaaatttgaaattgaaatatatttgtgttttagatattgagataagatatgatgagatgagatgggaggTTTTTGCTATCCAAACCAGGCCTTAGTCATTGTATAGTGTttaatgcaatgcacatgcttGTGACGAATATGGTGGACCATTTTCAACAacgaaaactaaaataagaatgTATGTAACACTATTATGTATATGACCTTATTGTGAGaagtttttaaggaaaaaaaaaaatcggtaaATGCTATCAACAGCCAAACAAACTTGAAGAACTCATGTGTCAAAACATATGGAACATATGGAACTTCAAAAGTCTTGAGAGCATCCCAACGATACTATTCTTTtcattacattttatttttatagataatcaagaagttttattcataaaaataggCAAAGCTGAAGTACACAAGGAGTATACATGAGAAGCACCTAGTTAGAGTTTACAATCAAAATGAGAAAATCATGGATGTTTAGCCCATTACAAACAATGGCCCCCACCCATAAGAACAATGatgttgtccatacaaaaaaagctGCTTTTGAAGGAGCTTTCGTCTGCCATATACTCTTCCATGGGAACATGGTCATTCCAGAGCTCATTAGAACTTGGTAAAACGATCTAACAGTGAATCTACCTTTCTTGGAGGGCCTCCAGTTCATCTTATCACTAATACTCTATCATGCTTATGGAATACAATGCCACTCTGTGATAATCTCCAACCTCCAATCCTGGGCTGCCCTAATGATATCAACATTCCATTGAGGGGATCTACTGGAAAAGACCAAGAGATCGGCTATCGCTACATCCTTTCTCATGCAAGCTCAAAAATGGCAAGGAAGGTGTCTTGGAAACATCATTCACCACAccatttatcataccaaaatATGACACAAGAGCTGTCGCCCACCACAATATGTTCATGTCTTCGGAAGATCTCCCAATGTATCCTAATGCActtccacaaacccaccccATATAGGCCTCATACCTCATTTGAGCACCATCTTCCCAAAACCTACCCAAACTGTGAATCTATAACAGACTTCCATAAGACCCTCCTTTCGTGTTGgtacctccacaaccatttacctAATAGGGCTTGATTGAATTTCATCAAGTTGCGAAGCACCATATGGACTTTTCATTACTATAGCCACGCATGACAACTATGTATTGAAAGCAATGTTTTCAAAGGTCATGGAGCCAAAAAGAATCTACTAGATTCTCCCATGTAAAGGCTTCGTCGTTAAGTTATCAACACGaggtcaattttttttcaattctagaacttctttaaaatttaatgcATTAAACCAAACCAACTgaaacatacacacacacaaacacacacacaaaggATCCTAAcaattgcatttttttaacataaacttCCTACTTTTTTATACCTGAAAAACTCATCGAAGTGAAATCAAAATCAAGGAGAAAGTAAACAAAACTTGTTCACATCATCGTCGTCATCATCATAACAACAACAACGACAATtatagtagtagtagtagtagtagtagtagtagtaacaataataataataataattttaataatttctagATAGGTCTCTCTTGTATGGTTCTGCTGTCCACATACTCATTagcattttgagattttgaaataatatGTCCCAACACCCCACTCATACGATTAGCTAACACCTTAGAGATTATTTTGTAGACCCCATTCACCAAactaataggcctaaaatcATGCATCTCCACAGCCCCTACCTTTTTGGGAATAAGTGCCATAAAAGTAGCATTgaaacttttctcaaatttcataatagtataaaattcatgaaaaacctTCATAATATCCTCCCGCAGTATATCCCAACAAGATTGAAAAAAAGGCATCAAAAGCCTTATCCCTTGCCATTCCTCTCACCACATCAAGAACCTCCTCTTCAAAAGTTCTCTCCAACCATTCTGCACTTGCCTGATCAATGGAGTCAAAGAACAATCCATCAAACTTAGGTCTCCATGAATATTCTTCATTGaacaacttctcataaaaattgacaatgtGATCCTTAATGACCTCTTGAATTGAAATGATGTTTTCACCACGATTTCTGTCTCCAAGAGATTTCCTCCATTAAAGTTATCTCCTCTAAATCATCCACCagcactttttttctttccaattctTCCAGTGATTAAGGGTTTTAAAGAATAAATCCTTAAGGCCCACCCACATCTTCTTGTTATACTCAAAGCTCTAATCATTTCTTTATCTCCATCACCAAAATAAACAACTCAATAACATCTTCACAATGCATCAAGCTGTACACACAAACATCACTTTCCAATACACCAAAAGTTACACCATATGGCGGACATAACCAAATAACCCAAACAAAACGAGAAAGCATTCCAAAAGATGTTATGATTCTAAGGGTTAAAAGTTTAATCAAATTAGTATCCAACAGTCCTAAAGCTTTTGGATGAATGGTCGGGTatttaacaattggtatcagaaccAGGTTCCACATCACGAGCAAGTCACAGAGAAGGCGACCTATAGGCTGGATTAAAATGCCTTGGTACTACGTATAGTCATAATGTTAAGTCATTGAATACTGATAGATAAGTGAAGCTGCCAAAAGTGAAAAGACTACCACCAGGTCAGTGTCGATAGAGTGGGCCGTCATGAACGTCGGATTCGGAAGCGTGGTGGAATGTTATAATCCTGAGGGTTAAAAgtttaaccaaattagtatccAACAGTCCTAAAGCTTTTGGATCAATGGTTGAGACTTTAACAAAAGAGCACTCGCTACCTCAAAATGCCATATTAGATGATCTATTCATTTCCCCCCGCTCCTACGCATGTAACACCAATCCATTACAATAACGTTCCTTTTTTCGTAATTTATCCAAAGTAAGGACTTCAAGGCCGAAAGGACAACTCCAACCAGATTAGCCCAATTTACTTCTTGCCGATTATATGGATGGCATAATTGAGTATGAAGTCAGAATCTACTGCCCACGAAACAGAACTTCCCACAAGGAATAGGCCCTCCCCAACAACAGCCAAGCATAAATGTTCCATAACAGACACCAAGATTCAAACCCAAGAAGTACaggacattaaaaaaaaaaaaaaaaaaaaaaaacagtcttCTTTAGCGAATAAAGACCCGATCTTCTTAACTTTTCCACATGGAATACGAAGCCCAATTCGAACTCTTAAGACATTAGAAgaattaaaataccgagagagagagagagagagagagagagagagagagagagagagattaaattTCACACCATACGAACTCAAGATTAAACGGTCGGATTTTTCAAATAAACCATTAgccattaaaattatatataacacgAGCAACCCAATAAAATTCAAACAAGATTACTTCATCAAACAGCAAGATTCAATTAATAAAAGGAATCCCAGATAAGATCTcgagaataaaattaaatcagACCTACTTACCACATCGGTATTCGCCGAGAGAGTCCAGAGAGAGAAACGGAAAAATCAGAGGTTGCTGGAGGTTCAGAGATGAGAAAACAGCGAGAAAAGAAACGGAAATTTTGGGTTTTCGCTTCTCCGTTCCAATCTTCTACAGGTATAAACACCTTTCCAGGGAACTTATTCCGGGGAACTTATTGGACTTCGATTTTTGAAGCGTCAAATTGaaaattgtattttattatgCTTTGCTTTCGTATGACTCTACCACTGTTCTCGGCAATATATAAAGAAAGTCTCTCCACTTGGAAAAGGGCAAAGAATTTTCTTCGCATATCATGCAGGGAATTATGAAAGAATAATATTAcgtatagtcatttttacatattctttgTGCATTTCACTGATATGATTaactggattaatttttttttaatacacaaccaatcatatcactggagtgcacaaaagagtccgtaaaaatgactgcacataaaatttttcattatgaAAATATGAATATTCATCATGACGAAAATGCCCATCCTATTATTTGgtctttctctcttcctttttattccaatattttttttttaaattggattTAGTCATTTAGAATATCACACgttagggggaaaaaaaaaagcattagagagggaaaaaacgaaaaaaaggtTTCCATGCATGATATCAATATGACATATGTAAGTTTTCTCATATATGAATATGAACATGTCTTTGTGGGAGTAGAGAGAggtcttcctttttctcttggAAGAAATGCACTTTACActttcaaaatacaaaaataaaaattcactaaCTTCTAAATTTctacattttttcatttttataacaATATAACAGCCAAGACCTCAGTATTTTGAGGGTACAAAATGCAccttattttctaattttcttttattttaaaatttttatttagttttttatttttgggccaTGTTGGCAGTCCAATTATTTAAGCATGTGCAATGAGGCAAATCCCACCATCAACCTCGTTCGCAAGCCCGTGATGCTGAATTCGAGCTCGATTATCAGACTTAAAAATAGGCTCGACTGGATTTATTGAACAGAACAAACAAATATTGTCCAATGAttaatcaagtcaaattcaAGCAATTCATAATTTATTGCAATCTTTTTGTAGCACAATCCTGTgcaattaaaattgtttttggatgttgagttacgctgaattttttataaatagtaataaattgagTTGATAGAATGAATTATGTTTAGTcaatctaaaatgagtttagagatatttatagaaaattgaaaaaggttgtaaATCTCATGTATAAAGAGATagtgagttaaaaaaaaaattgtagatccTACTATAAAaaggttttgagttgaaataagtttaataatttgagagttgcatgtttggatgttagactcaacttaaaattagactgaactgaatTTATCTCAGTTGAGTCTAACAACAAAACAAGTCCTAAAAGGTAAAAGCCATAATCAGTCATCAGAATTGAGTTTCCTATGACCCAACGTGGTGAATCTA contains:
- the LOC122311545 gene encoding LOW QUALITY PROTEIN: histone acetyltransferase MCC1 (The sequence of the model RefSeq protein was modified relative to this genomic sequence to represent the inferred CDS: deleted 1 base in 1 codon) yields the protein MNSAISMVNPKLSHHPTICYRPIQPSDLEVLERIHGDLFPIRYESEFFQNVVNGREIVSWAAVDRSRPNGQTDELIGFITARIVLAKESEITDLLRYDSSKSDQTLVYILTVGVEEAYRNCGIASALIRKVIKYALSIPTCRAVYLHVISYNDPAIHLYKKMSFKCVRRLQGFYLINGQHYDSYLFVYYVNGGCSPCSPLELVTAMVSSMKSLLKTVTTKLIKNEDRKVPKWPKCKETNSLILATQNRRISTAECSAYECV